The Chanos chanos chromosome 6, fChaCha1.1, whole genome shotgun sequence genome includes a region encoding these proteins:
- the fbxo46 gene encoding F-box only protein 46, producing the protein MNRDTFSHIRLWCPRPFGTYSQNKPYSAGAVGSGTTPSLCKADAAGRTSLEAGGTNKEPEDDVGTENTPPASASTLLAPPPPAPPSPSSQIEDGRVLLDTWYVIKPGNTKEKIAFFVAHQYSGAGIPRPSAMKVKGNWATDCTKAKRRRRCSSYDPPTRSQNVATELPVETNSPDDRVNETDLLSVAEMVALVEQRTAMALQGMVAQGQTALGHTQHTVLQGSVSDPNSAVFLSEPTVPLPASNSDLEQQQQQQQESRRVAQAVAHFESQQQHLENGILRPELHGSGRERERSGETGSSGQSHGRGEVRIAFRVSSLDPRSQSEPVSRPRCMFMSCGSGGGQAGARAKEKITCDLYQLVSPSSRDPGLLLAGSPKTDPHGESITDRPSSTTPDTNQDFGQGEKKAVARERVTGFHVEVVVTGAVDQCVFYGKDSTENVQEETVCLAMPGGGSQADVAEDPPPGQLFFLQPPSTEEEGGSAVNNGMCSLDCANNNGPVSGGTERPESPLPSMDDGTDSSLCRLYRHVSHDFLEIRFQIQRLLEPRQYMLLLPDHIMVNIFSYLPTRSLAALKCTCHNFKALIETYGVRATDSRWNQDPLYRDDPCKQCKRQYERGDVSLCRWHPKPYHHDLPYGRSYWMCCRRTDKDTPGCRVGLHDNNWVQPCEIVQARTKRDDGR; encoded by the coding sequence ATGAACCGTGACACCTTCTCCCACATCCGGCTGTGGTGCCCACGCCCCTTTGGCACCTACTCTCAGAACAAGCCATACAGCGCGGGAGCAGTTGGCAGCGGGACGACACCTTCCCTCTGCAAGGCTGATGCTGCTGGGCGTACATCCTTGGAGGCAGGAGGAACCAATAAAGAGCCAGAGGATGATGTTGGCACTGAGAACACCCCACCAGCATCAGCCTCCACTTTACTGGCGCCACCACCTCCTGCACCTCCCTCACCTAGTTCTCAGATAGAAGATGGGAGGGTACTGCTTGATACATGGTATGTGATCAAACCAGGCAACACCAAGGAGAAGATTGCCTTCTTTGTGGCCCACCAGTATAGTGGGGCAGGAATTCCACGTCCGAGTGCCATGAAGGTGAAGGGGAACTGGGCCACTGATTGCACCAAGGCGAAGCGACGTCGCCGGTGTTCCTCTTACGATCCTCCCACGAGATCCCAAAACGTTGCCACAGAACTACCTGTAGAGACCAACTCACCCGATGATAGGGTAAATGAGACTGATTTGCTCTCAGTGGCAGAGATGGTGGCTCTGGTGGAGCAACGCACAGCCATGGCCTTGCAAGGCATGGTAGCTCAAGGACAGACAGCTCTTGGTCACACTCAGCATACTGTCCTCCAGGGTTCTGTCTCAGACCCTAACTCTGCTGTATTCCTATCCGAACCAACTGTTCCTCTACCAGCCTCCAACAGTGACCttgaacaacaacagcagcagcagcaggaatCCCGGCGAGTCGCTCAAGCTGTAGCTCACTTTGAGTCGCAGCAGCAGCATCTGGAGAATGGAATATTGCGCCCTGAACTTCATGGTTCTGGTAGAGAACGGGAGCGTTCCGGAGAGACTGGGAGCAGTGGTCAAAGCCATGGGCGAGGCGAAGTGAGGATTGCTTTTCGGGTGTCGAGTCTTGACCCTCGTTCGCAGTCTGAGCCTGTAAGTCGGCCCAGGTGCATGTTTATGAGTTGTGGGTCGGGAGGAGGTCAGGCAGGCGCCAGAGCCAAAGAGAAGATCACTTGCGATCTCTACCAGCTGGTTAGCCCCTCATCTCGAGACCCAGGCCTTTTGTTGGCGGGTTCACCAAAGACTGACCCTCATGGGGAAAGTATCACCGACCGGCCTTCCTCCACAACTCCAGATACCAACCAAGATTTTGGCCAAGGGGAGAAGAAGGCAGTGGCTCGAGAGCGGGTAACTGGTTTTCATGTTGAGGTTGTTGTTACAGGAGCTGTGGATCAGTGTGTCTTCTATGGtaaggacagcacagagaatgtcCAGGAAGAGACTGTATGTCTTGCTATGCCTGGTGGGGGAAGCCAGGCTGATGTTGCAGAGGACCCCCCACCTGGCCAGTTGTTTTTTCTGCAGCCCCCATCTACAGAAGAGGAAGGCGGCAGTGCTGTCAACAATGGAATGTGCTCTTTGGACTGTGCTAACAACAACGGGCCAGTTAGCGGTGGAACTGAGCGACCAGAATCACCCTTACCTAGCATGGATGATGGCACAGACTCATCCCTGTGCCGCCTCTACCGTCATGTTTCTCATGATTTCCTGGAAATCCGTTTCCAGATCCAGCGCCTTCTGGAGCCACGGCAGTACATGCTTCTTCTACCAGACCACATCATGGTCAACATCTTCAGCTATTTGCCCACGCGCTCTTTAGCAGCCCTGAAGTGCACCTGCCATAACTTCAAGGCCCTGATTGAGACCTATGGCGTGCGCGCTACAGACTCTCGCTGGAACCAGGACCCATTGTACCGCGACGACCCCTGCAAGCAGTGCAAGCGGCAGTACGAACGCGGGGATGTTTCGCTCTGCCGTTGGCACCCCAAACCTTACCACCACGACCTGCCTTATGGACGCTCCTACTGGATGTGTTGCCGGCGTACAGATAAGGACACACCTGGTTGCCGGGTGGGGCTGCATGACAACAACTGGGTACAGCCCTGTGAGATTGTTCAGGCCCGCACCAAGAGAGACGATGGGAGGTAA